A portion of the Natronococcus sp. AD-5 genome contains these proteins:
- a CDS encoding class I SAM-dependent methyltransferase encodes MTDDRDRWNDRYREDAPPEEPAAIVREHAADLPRGTALDLACGGGRNAIFLAERDFDVTGIDVSDEALAHARRRADDAGVDVDFVRADANDVDLEEGAYDVIVVTYFRTRERLPDLVDALAPGGVLCYEHRLETGEDRRFRVRSNELLRACLGLRIVRYEEPIDVTPDDCTVRLMARRPR; translated from the coding sequence ATGACCGACGACCGCGACCGCTGGAACGACCGGTATCGGGAGGACGCGCCGCCGGAAGAGCCCGCGGCGATCGTTCGGGAGCACGCCGCCGACCTTCCCCGCGGAACCGCCCTCGACCTGGCGTGTGGCGGCGGCCGGAACGCGATCTTTCTCGCGGAGCGCGACTTCGACGTGACGGGAATCGACGTCTCCGACGAGGCGCTCGCGCACGCTCGCCGTCGCGCCGACGACGCCGGCGTCGACGTCGACTTCGTGCGGGCCGACGCGAACGACGTCGACCTCGAGGAGGGCGCGTACGACGTCATCGTCGTCACGTACTTCCGAACGCGAGAGCGCCTGCCGGACCTCGTCGACGCGCTCGCGCCGGGCGGCGTGCTCTGTTACGAGCATCGGCTCGAGACCGGCGAAGACCGCCGCTTTCGCGTGCGGTCGAACGAACTCCTCCGCGCGTGCCTCGGTTTGCGGATCGTCCGCTACGAGGAACCGATCGACGTAACGCCCGACGACTGTACGGTTCGCCTGATGGCACGTCGTCCCCGGTGA
- a CDS encoding TrmO family methyltransferase domain-containing protein, whose protein sequence is MTAHRPELVPVGVARTPYESPEDAPHQGFAADAEATIEVFEPYADALAGIDDCYRLTVVYWADRADRDALVDENGVGAFAKRTPHRPNPLGICSCLLPDRTGRELRVRGLDGSPVVDCKPALQAER, encoded by the coding sequence GTGACGGCTCACCGTCCGGAACTCGTCCCCGTCGGCGTCGCTCGCACGCCGTACGAGTCGCCCGAGGACGCCCCGCACCAGGGCTTCGCCGCCGACGCCGAAGCGACGATCGAGGTCTTCGAACCGTACGCGGACGCGCTCGCCGGAATCGACGACTGTTACCGGCTGACCGTCGTCTACTGGGCCGACCGCGCCGACCGCGACGCGCTCGTCGACGAGAACGGCGTCGGCGCGTTTGCAAAGCGAACGCCGCACCGACCGAACCCGCTCGGGATCTGCTCGTGCCTGCTACCGGATCGCACGGGTCGGGAACTCCGCGTTCGCGGGCTCGACGGCTCGCCGGTCGTGGACTGCAAACCGGCGCTGCAAGCGGAGCGTTGA